A DNA window from Deltaproteobacteria bacterium contains the following coding sequences:
- the xerD gene encoding site-specific tyrosine recombinase XerD, with the protein MEKIVTDFVQYLKIERGLEENTVKAYLGDILGFRAYLDKKDKGLLSAELDDLYGFFGQMRERGRTASSVLRCISSLRGLYRFLIEKGVIKANPFDLVESTRKGLQLPEFLTVSEVGALLQAPDSRTMWGKRDRAILELLYATGGRISEVLNLKPEDINLSGSYLILYGKRKKERVVPFGEPARAALEDYMDLVRPVLVRQTGEQHLFLNRFGRKISRQWVWKRLRGYSILAGIKKSISPHVLRHSFATHLLTYGADLRTVQVLLGHADISTTQIYTHLKFKELKKVHEKYHPRG; encoded by the coding sequence ATGGAAAAAATCGTCACCGACTTCGTTCAATACCTGAAGATCGAGCGGGGGCTTGAAGAAAATACGGTCAAGGCCTATCTTGGTGATATTCTGGGTTTCCGGGCATACCTGGATAAAAAGGATAAAGGGCTTCTTTCGGCTGAACTCGATGACCTCTACGGATTCTTTGGCCAGATGAGGGAAAGGGGCAGGACCGCGAGTTCTGTCCTGCGGTGCATCTCATCGCTCAGGGGCTTATACAGGTTTCTCATCGAAAAAGGGGTGATCAAGGCCAACCCTTTCGATCTCGTGGAGTCTACGAGAAAAGGTTTGCAGTTGCCCGAGTTCTTGACGGTGAGCGAGGTGGGAGCCCTTCTGCAAGCCCCCGATAGCAGGACGATGTGGGGGAAAAGAGACAGGGCAATCCTCGAACTCCTGTATGCCACGGGTGGCCGGATTTCGGAAGTATTGAATCTCAAGCCGGAAGATATCAACCTCAGCGGCTCTTATCTCATTCTCTACGGCAAGAGGAAGAAAGAGCGCGTCGTTCCCTTCGGCGAGCCGGCAAGGGCTGCCCTCGAGGACTACATGGATCTCGTTCGACCCGTTCTGGTCCGGCAGACGGGGGAACAGCACCTGTTCTTGAACAGGTTTGGCAGAAAAATTTCCCGCCAGTGGGTGTGGAAGCGCCTGAGAGGCTATTCCATCCTGGCGGGCATAAAAAAGAGCATCTCACCACACGTGCTGAGACACTCTTTTGCAACCCACCTGTTGACCTACGGGGCCGATTTGAGGACCGTCCAGGTTTTGCTCGGCCATGCGGATATATCAACCACCCAGATATACACACATCTGAAATTTAAAGAGTTGAAGAAAGTTCATGAGAAGTACCATCCGAGAGGATAG
- a CDS encoding [protein-PII] uridylyltransferase — protein sequence RKGDDKIVKYRPTRVQVDNDTSRHYTIIDIFTYDRVGLLYDITRTISHLGYEIYLSKIATKADQVADVFYIFEHPSRKIDDEGKVEELQDAIYRAIEEGA from the coding sequence TGAGGAAGGGAGATGATAAAATAGTAAAGTACAGGCCGACGAGAGTTCAGGTTGACAATGATACATCAAGGCATTACACCATAATCGACATATTCACATACGACAGGGTTGGTCTTCTTTACGACATAACCAGGACGATATCTCATCTGGGCTACGAAATTTACCTGTCGAAGATTGCAACCAAAGCGGATCAGGTAGCCGACGTTTTTTATATTTTCGAACACCCTTCCAGGAAGATTGATGACGAGGGGAAGGTAGAAGAGCTCCAGGATGCCATCTACAGGGCGATAGAAGAGGGCGCTTGA
- a CDS encoding ACT domain-containing protein: RGALAEFDEHEVARFLQSLPERYFLSTPEDRFYDHFKLFSSFQGKPVVDVKNYPEKRYSEMLVVCSDSHGLFSKITGVIAGHNVNILGANVATSNENVALDTFQVNYLGGAFRDPTKVTKLTQDL; encoded by the coding sequence AGGGGTGCCCTTGCTGAATTTGATGAGCACGAAGTTGCACGTTTTCTCCAAAGTCTCCCGGAGAGATATTTTCTCTCGACACCGGAAGACAGGTTTTATGACCACTTTAAGCTTTTCTCCTCGTTTCAGGGAAAGCCGGTGGTTGATGTGAAAAACTATCCTGAAAAAAGGTATTCGGAGATGCTCGTTGTCTGCAGTGATTCCCACGGTCTCTTCTCCAAGATAACGGGCGTCATTGCAGGCCACAACGTAAACATTCTGGGAGCGAACGTGGCGACGTCGAACGAGAACGTTGCCCTCGATACCTTCCAGGTCAACTATCTCGGGGGTGCATTCCGGGACCCGACCAAGGTGACCAAACTCACGCAAGATTTAAA
- a CDS encoding HD domain-containing protein, protein MDYQANSGIDITLARLFNFSPLFDLDRNILNEVLKERLDEFSEYLLARHTSGAGGLELVRLNAKFFDSLICFLYENSKKNYYAKYPRLDFPMAILAVGGYGRGDLCPQSDIDLLFLYHYKLNPFVEAVTEEMLYSLWDAGVSVGHAVRSVKEALSYASEDSSIRTALMDYRFICGKYSFLEGAKDNLDRFLFYSDGDRFIEERIRALRDRHKKHGSVVYLLEPNIKEGKGGLRDLHTVLWTLKVKFKAYTLREMVTKGVITQRSEKNLYYILDNLLRIRNHMHFITGRKTDIVNFELQESLADFWGYRKHGIFLGTERFMRFYYILATLCCQLTEEIIEEVEKFLPDREKKRFLIPFRKRLTDGHFSTYKGKLNVNSSKSFIQSPELIMRMFGISQETETPLSGQAKRRIKKVLNVVDDTFRRDRDIAEQFLDIFRRGKELRRVLMEMNECRFLGRYIPEFSHLFFRVQQDIYHRFTVDVHSIMSASVMTEIEERAKRKEPLSDEEEHFFDIWRNVRDKPLFLLSVLFHDIGKGLGHGHSKIGEALGEGVLERLGFGGDELDDFKFLVRNHLEMAHISQRRDMHDIEMIHNFAMKVGSVKRLEMLYLLTYCDLKSVS, encoded by the coding sequence ATGGACTATCAGGCCAATAGCGGTATCGACATAACCCTTGCCAGGCTCTTTAATTTCTCACCCCTATTTGATCTGGACAGGAATATTCTCAATGAGGTTTTAAAGGAGAGGCTCGACGAATTCAGTGAGTATCTCCTGGCCAGACATACTTCGGGAGCGGGAGGGCTTGAACTGGTGAGGCTCAATGCAAAATTTTTTGACTCCCTCATCTGTTTCCTCTATGAAAATTCGAAAAAGAACTATTATGCGAAGTACCCCCGGCTCGATTTTCCAATGGCCATACTGGCGGTGGGAGGATATGGGAGAGGGGACCTCTGCCCTCAGTCGGACATCGACCTTCTTTTCCTCTACCATTACAAATTGAACCCGTTTGTCGAGGCGGTGACGGAGGAGATGCTCTATTCCCTGTGGGATGCCGGCGTATCGGTAGGGCATGCCGTGAGAAGCGTCAAGGAAGCCCTCTCCTATGCCTCGGAAGATTCCTCCATAAGGACAGCACTCATGGATTACCGTTTTATCTGCGGCAAATATTCCTTTCTTGAAGGAGCAAAGGATAACCTCGATAGATTTCTTTTCTATTCCGACGGGGACAGATTTATCGAGGAGAGGATCCGTGCCCTGCGGGACCGTCATAAAAAGCACGGGAGCGTCGTTTACCTTCTCGAGCCCAACATCAAAGAGGGGAAAGGAGGGCTGAGGGACCTTCACACCGTTCTGTGGACGCTCAAGGTAAAGTTCAAAGCATACACGCTCCGGGAAATGGTCACCAAGGGGGTGATAACCCAGCGGTCGGAGAAAAACCTCTATTACATCCTCGACAACCTGCTGAGAATCAGGAACCACATGCATTTTATCACCGGGAGAAAGACAGACATTGTTAACTTCGAACTCCAGGAGAGCCTTGCCGACTTCTGGGGATACAGGAAGCACGGCATATTTCTCGGCACAGAGCGATTCATGAGGTTCTACTACATTCTCGCCACGCTCTGCTGCCAGCTTACCGAGGAGATCATCGAAGAGGTGGAAAAATTTCTGCCTGACAGGGAGAAAAAAAGGTTCCTCATTCCTTTCAGGAAACGGCTGACGGATGGACATTTTTCCACATACAAGGGGAAACTGAACGTGAACAGCTCGAAATCCTTCATTCAATCCCCCGAACTCATCATGAGGATGTTCGGCATATCGCAGGAAACGGAGACCCCTCTTTCCGGCCAGGCAAAGCGGCGGATAAAAAAGGTGCTCAACGTGGTTGATGACACATTCAGGCGGGACCGGGACATAGCGGAGCAGTTTCTCGATATTTTCAGGAGGGGGAAAGAGCTGAGGCGGGTTCTCATGGAGATGAACGAATGCCGGTTCCTGGGGAGGTACATCCCTGAATTTTCCCACCTCTTTTTCAGGGTACAGCAGGACATATATCACCGCTTTACCGTTGACGTGCACTCGATCATGTCTGCGTCGGTCATGACGGAGATCGAGGAGAGAGCAAAGAGGAAGGAACCGCTCAGCGATGAGGAGGAGCACTTTTTCGATATCTGGAGAAACGTGCGTGACAAGCCCCTCTTCCTGCTGTCGGTTTTGTTTCACGACATCGGCAAGGGGCTGGGGCACGGCCACAGCAAGATAGGGGAGGCCCTGGGGGAGGGAGTGCTTGAAAGGCTCGGCTTTGGCGGTGATGAACTGGATGATTTCAAGTTCCTCGTCAGAAATCACCTCGAGATGGCGCACATTTCCCAGCGCCGTGATATGCATGATATAGAGATGATTCACAACTTCGCCATGAAAGTGGGGTCGGTAAAACGACTCGAGATGCTCTACCTTTTGACCTATTGCGACTTGAAGTCGGTGAGCGA
- the mutS gene encoding DNA mismatch repair protein MutS, whose translation ERVDILRKITSGGDIFLKELEEQERKRTQIPSLKVKYNRVFGYFIEVSKTYLDNVPPEYVRKQTLVNVERYITAQLKEFENRQLTAREELVKLEEEKYRSFLETLTKWGKTILGNSQIIAETDVFCSFGQVACENDYVKPVIHPGGHIDIRQGRHPVVEKMVGRREFVGNDIFLDQDSEQIAIITGPNMAGKSTIIRQVALAVLMAHAGSFIPAESGEIALTDAIFTRIGMSDNIHLGESTFMVEMKEVSKILSEITDKSLVVLDEIGRGTSTYDGLSIAWAVIEYIHSLKDKRPVTLFATHYHEICELGRQLPRANNYNISVREWNEQILFLRKLERGSSNKSYGIYVGEIAGLPEEVTGRAKEILKSLEDSEYNGSKIGGLSDKGEDKKRQLHLFSKSIELEKIGDYLERLNLERTTPIEALTILEDLREKWRAIKRRR comes from the coding sequence ATGAGAGGGTAGACATACTCCGTAAGATTACAAGCGGCGGCGATATTTTCCTGAAGGAGCTCGAGGAGCAGGAGAGAAAGAGGACCCAGATACCCTCCCTGAAGGTTAAATACAACAGGGTTTTCGGATATTTCATCGAAGTTTCGAAGACTTACCTGGATAATGTTCCTCCCGAATATGTGAGAAAGCAGACCCTGGTGAACGTGGAAAGGTATATCACAGCGCAGCTGAAGGAGTTTGAAAACAGGCAGTTGACCGCCCGGGAGGAGCTTGTCAAGCTCGAAGAGGAAAAGTACCGGAGTTTTCTCGAGACCCTTACAAAGTGGGGGAAGACGATACTGGGCAACTCACAGATAATTGCAGAAACAGACGTGTTCTGCTCTTTTGGACAGGTGGCATGCGAAAACGACTACGTGAAGCCGGTAATACACCCCGGAGGCCATATCGATATCAGGCAGGGGAGGCATCCCGTTGTCGAAAAAATGGTAGGCAGAAGGGAGTTCGTGGGGAACGATATCTTTCTGGACCAGGACAGCGAGCAGATTGCGATCATTACAGGGCCAAACATGGCGGGGAAGTCAACTATCATACGGCAGGTCGCTTTGGCGGTTCTGATGGCGCACGCGGGATCATTCATACCGGCCGAGAGCGGGGAGATAGCCCTGACCGATGCGATATTCACCAGGATAGGCATGTCCGATAACATTCACCTCGGAGAATCAACGTTCATGGTTGAGATGAAGGAGGTGTCAAAGATACTTTCGGAAATAACCGATAAGAGCCTCGTGGTTCTCGATGAAATTGGAAGGGGAACCTCGACTTACGACGGGTTGAGCATTGCCTGGGCTGTAATAGAGTATATCCATTCTCTGAAAGATAAGAGGCCGGTTACCCTTTTTGCGACCCATTATCACGAGATCTGTGAGCTTGGAAGGCAATTGCCCAGGGCGAACAACTATAACATATCCGTGAGGGAGTGGAACGAGCAGATTCTCTTTTTGAGGAAACTGGAGAGGGGATCATCGAATAAGAGTTACGGAATATACGTTGGAGAAATAGCGGGCCTTCCCGAGGAGGTCACGGGGAGGGCCAAAGAAATTTTGAAATCACTTGAAGATAGTGAGTATAATGGTTCAAAAATAGGAGGTTTGTCCGATAAAGGAGAAGACAAGAAGCGGCAGTTACATCTGTTTTCCAAATCGATAGAGCTGGAAAAGATTGGCGATTATCTGGAACGCTTGAACCTGGAAAGGACAACCCCGATAGAAGCACTTACTATACTTGAAGATCTCAGGGAAAAATGGAGAGCTATCAAAAGAAGGAGATGA
- a CDS encoding HIT domain-containing protein: protein MERLYTPWRIEYVKNATKGNQHCIFCVKDEPESFPEKLILRVSTHSVVMCNRYPYTSGHLLISPRKHIDDFSALERTVAWEMFALIQESMRIIKKHYNPEGFNVGMNAGKAAGAGIEDHLHFHVLPRWRGDTNFMTSLNEVRVLPETVLQTYERLEPEFKDLEIS, encoded by the coding sequence ATGGAAAGGCTTTACACACCGTGGAGAATCGAGTATGTGAAAAACGCGACCAAAGGCAATCAGCACTGTATTTTCTGTGTTAAAGACGAACCCGAGAGTTTCCCCGAAAAACTTATCCTGCGTGTTTCAACTCATTCCGTCGTGATGTGCAACAGGTATCCATACACCAGCGGCCATCTCCTCATATCTCCGAGAAAACATATCGATGATTTTTCTGCTCTCGAAAGGACGGTGGCGTGGGAGATGTTTGCGCTCATACAGGAGTCGATGCGGATCATAAAGAAGCACTACAACCCCGAGGGTTTCAACGTGGGTATGAATGCCGGGAAGGCCGCCGGGGCGGGAATAGAGGATCACCTCCATTTTCATGTCCTGCCGAGATGGCGCGGGGATACCAACTTCATGACCTCACTTAATGAGGTCAGGGTTCTTCCCGAGACTGTCTTGCAGACATACGAAAGGCTTGAACCGGAATTTAAGGATCTTGAGATCTCATAA
- a CDS encoding integration host factor subunit beta has translation MTKSDLVEKLAEKIDYLTKKDCDVIIDTIFDNMKEALRKEDKIEIRGFGSFTIRVRKAKEGRNPKTGEKVFIPQKKIPFFKVGKELREMLNRE, from the coding sequence ATGACGAAGAGCGATCTTGTCGAAAAATTGGCGGAGAAGATTGATTATTTGACGAAGAAGGATTGCGACGTAATCATCGACACCATTTTTGATAATATGAAGGAAGCCCTCAGGAAAGAAGACAAAATAGAGATACGAGGGTTTGGCAGTTTTACGATAAGGGTGAGAAAGGCGAAGGAAGGGCGAAATCCGAAAACGGGTGAAAAAGTCTTCATTCCGCAGAAAAAGATCCCTTTTTTCAAAGTGGGGAAGGAACTGAGGGAGATGCTCAACAGGGAGTAG
- the sppA gene encoding signal peptide peptidase SppA, with product MNRQERAVRKRSPLMRGCLILVVVFAGFLILMGVMGKIGGSLTGFRENVGVVKIEGIITDSETINESIRKFGKDEKIKAVVLRINSPGGGVGPSQEIYQEVKRLRDKKIVVASIGAVGASGGYYIACGANKIVANPGSITGSIGVIMEFLNVKELVEKLGLKGMVVKSGPMKDVGNPLREMTKEEKRFLKKLIDNIHIQFVDAVADGRKLERSKVEVIADGRIFSGSQAKELGLVDSLGNFYDAIDISAKISGIKGEPNLVYPPKKKISIIDLIKGEVKSIIEKVVFEMIFPTFVTN from the coding sequence ATGAACCGTCAAGAGAGAGCTGTCAGGAAGCGGTCCCCCCTCATGAGAGGATGTCTCATCCTCGTGGTTGTCTTTGCCGGTTTTCTTATCCTCATGGGAGTGATGGGCAAGATAGGGGGAAGCCTGACAGGGTTCCGAGAAAATGTGGGCGTCGTCAAGATCGAGGGAATCATAACGGATTCCGAAACCATTAATGAGTCAATCAGGAAGTTTGGGAAGGACGAAAAGATCAAGGCTGTGGTGCTGAGGATCAACTCGCCCGGCGGAGGGGTTGGTCCTTCACAGGAAATTTATCAGGAGGTGAAGAGGCTTCGGGACAAGAAGATTGTCGTAGCTTCGATAGGCGCTGTCGGCGCTTCCGGCGGATATTACATTGCCTGTGGGGCAAATAAAATTGTGGCAAACCCCGGGTCCATTACCGGCAGCATAGGGGTGATAATGGAATTTTTAAACGTCAAGGAGCTTGTGGAGAAGCTGGGCCTGAAAGGCATGGTTGTCAAGAGCGGCCCCATGAAAGATGTGGGGAACCCTCTGCGGGAAATGACGAAAGAGGAGAAGAGGTTTTTAAAAAAGCTCATCGACAATATACATATCCAGTTTGTCGACGCGGTTGCCGACGGGCGAAAGCTTGAGCGGTCCAAAGTAGAGGTAATAGCCGATGGCAGGATCTTTTCCGGCTCACAGGCGAAGGAGCTGGGCCTGGTAGACTCTCTCGGAAACTTCTATGACGCTATCGATATTTCCGCCAAAATAAGCGGGATAAAGGGAGAGCCGAATCTGGTCTATCCGCCGAAAAAGAAAATCTCCATAATTGATTTGATTAAAGGAGAAGTGAAAAGTATAATCGAGAAGGTAGTTTTTGAGATGATTTTCCCCACATTTGTAACAAATTAA
- a CDS encoding 30S ribosomal protein S1 gives SLFEQSLQTLETGEIVKGKVMAILSDLVAVDINYKTEGFFPSAEALDKNGNVFLKEGDEVHVLVERIDSKSGMVILSKEKADKTKLWDDLQDAYEEGKFVRGVITNKVKGGFEVDIGSKAFLPGSQADIRQVKNPDSLIGIEDHFKILKFSRQKVNIVVSRRAYLEEILKTRKEELLGSLKEGDVVEGRVKNITDYGVFIDLGGLDGLMHITDISYGKISHPSEVVKVGDVIEVKVIRFDREKRRVSLGLKQLRPDPWSLLSQRYGEGDKLYGVVTNITKYGAFIEIEEGVEGLLHISEMSWSKNLKSPSDILSIGDRVEVVALKINEKMRKISLGLKQLSPNPWEILREKFPEGSIVEGKVKNLTDFGIFVDLGEEIDGLVHISDLSWNQRIKHPAEMYRKGDKLEVRVLKINQENQKFSLGIKQLKEDPWSNIRERYKRGAMVTGRVTSIADFGAFIELEEGIEGLVHLTEISEDKITSPSDVVKIGDVVTALITGVDPQKRKISLSIKLYQKRLEKKEIEAYINKNDEDISVLGEALKEKLKLKEDNN, from the coding sequence TCACTTTTCGAACAAAGCCTCCAAACGCTGGAAACCGGCGAGATAGTCAAGGGAAAGGTAATGGCGATTTTGAGTGACCTCGTCGCTGTTGACATAAACTATAAGACGGAGGGGTTTTTCCCCTCCGCGGAAGCTCTTGATAAAAACGGGAACGTTTTCCTCAAAGAGGGTGACGAAGTTCATGTGCTGGTTGAACGGATCGATTCAAAATCCGGTATGGTCATCCTGTCGAAAGAGAAGGCGGACAAGACGAAACTCTGGGACGACCTTCAGGATGCCTATGAGGAAGGAAAGTTTGTCAGGGGCGTTATCACAAACAAGGTTAAGGGGGGATTTGAGGTCGACATAGGCTCCAAAGCTTTTCTGCCGGGGTCCCAAGCCGATATCAGGCAGGTGAAGAACCCCGATTCCCTCATCGGGATCGAAGATCATTTTAAAATTCTCAAATTCAGCCGGCAGAAGGTAAATATCGTCGTATCCAGAAGGGCCTACCTCGAGGAAATTTTAAAAACCAGGAAGGAGGAGCTCCTCGGCAGCCTGAAGGAAGGGGATGTGGTAGAGGGAAGGGTAAAAAACATCACCGATTACGGGGTATTTATCGATCTGGGTGGGCTGGATGGCCTCATGCACATAACGGATATCAGTTACGGAAAAATATCACACCCATCGGAAGTTGTAAAGGTCGGGGACGTGATCGAGGTCAAGGTCATTCGCTTCGACAGGGAGAAGAGGCGGGTGTCGCTGGGGCTGAAACAGCTTCGGCCGGACCCGTGGAGCCTCTTGAGTCAACGGTACGGGGAGGGGGACAAACTTTACGGCGTCGTGACGAATATCACCAAGTACGGGGCATTTATCGAGATTGAGGAAGGAGTGGAAGGGCTGCTCCATATTTCCGAGATGTCGTGGAGCAAAAACCTGAAGAGCCCATCTGATATCCTTTCAATAGGTGATCGGGTGGAGGTTGTTGCCCTCAAGATCAATGAGAAGATGCGAAAAATCTCCCTCGGCCTCAAGCAGCTGTCACCGAATCCCTGGGAAATCCTCAGGGAAAAATTTCCGGAAGGCTCAATTGTGGAAGGAAAGGTAAAAAACCTGACAGATTTTGGCATTTTTGTCGACCTCGGAGAGGAGATCGACGGGCTCGTTCACATTTCGGACCTCTCCTGGAACCAGCGGATAAAACACCCTGCGGAGATGTACAGGAAGGGGGATAAGCTCGAGGTGAGAGTTCTCAAGATCAACCAGGAAAACCAGAAGTTTTCCCTGGGGATAAAGCAGCTGAAAGAAGACCCGTGGTCAAATATCCGGGAAAGGTATAAAAGGGGGGCAATGGTAACGGGGAGGGTGACGAGCATCGCCGACTTTGGCGCTTTCATCGAGCTAGAGGAGGGAATCGAGGGGCTGGTCCATCTCACCGAAATATCTGAAGATAAGATCACCTCTCCTTCTGATGTAGTGAAGATAGGGGACGTCGTCACCGCCCTGATAACGGGGGTTGACCCGCAGAAGAGAAAAATATCTCTGAGCATAAAGCTGTATCAGAAACGTCTCGAGAAGAAAGAGATCGAGGCATACATAAACAAAAATGACGAAGATATCTCTGTTCTGGGTGAAGCTCTCAAAGAAAAGCTGAAACTGAAAGAGGACAACAACTGA
- the ispH gene encoding 4-hydroxy-3-methylbut-2-enyl diphosphate reductase: protein MAKNRTGKKKKIIVAKSAGFCFGVKRAIKMAFETCRDEKAGEIYTLGQIIHNPQVVEQLEEKGVTLLDSAQDITCGTLIVRSHGLTRGESEMLKEKDVRVVDATCPFVTKAQEFATYLAREGYTVIILGDKDHPEVKSIRSYVEDVGNVITDFDEIKQSRRRRRAGIVAQTTQTQENLMKWVSEALEVFQEVRVFNTICSATTIRQRETVEIAKNVDAMLIIGGFNSANTRRLAELASESNDRVYHLERSEELQDHMTTGARKIGISAGASTPDWAISQLIDGVKKRWGDGDIRIVRGL, encoded by the coding sequence GTGGCTAAAAACAGGACGGGAAAGAAAAAAAAGATCATCGTGGCGAAGAGCGCCGGTTTCTGCTTCGGCGTGAAAAGAGCGATCAAAATGGCCTTTGAAACCTGCCGCGATGAAAAGGCGGGGGAGATATATACCCTCGGACAGATAATTCACAACCCGCAGGTGGTGGAACAGCTCGAGGAAAAAGGGGTAACCCTCCTTGACTCCGCCCAGGATATAACCTGTGGGACATTGATAGTCAGGTCCCACGGTTTGACGAGAGGCGAGAGTGAAATGCTAAAGGAAAAGGACGTGCGGGTTGTCGATGCGACGTGTCCCTTCGTTACGAAAGCACAGGAATTTGCGACATACCTGGCAAGAGAAGGCTATACGGTTATCATCCTGGGGGATAAAGACCATCCGGAGGTAAAGAGCATTCGGAGTTACGTCGAGGATGTGGGCAACGTCATTACAGACTTTGATGAGATAAAGCAATCAAGGAGAAGGAGGAGGGCCGGCATCGTCGCCCAGACGACGCAGACGCAAGAAAATCTCATGAAATGGGTGAGCGAGGCCCTGGAGGTTTTTCAGGAAGTCAGGGTTTTCAATACCATCTGCAGCGCCACCACGATCAGGCAGAGGGAGACGGTTGAAATTGCGAAAAACGTTGATGCAATGCTCATTATCGGTGGATTTAACAGCGCCAATACGAGGAGACTCGCCGAGCTTGCCTCCGAATCCAACGACAGGGTCTATCATCTCGAAAGGTCTGAGGAGTTGCAAGATCACATGACAACGGGCGCTCGAAAGATTGGCATATCAGCCGGGGCCTCTACCCCGGACTGGGCTATTTCACAGCTCATAGACGGTGTAAAAAAGAGGTGGGGTGACGGTGATATTCGGATAGTTCGCGGGCTGTGA
- a CDS encoding (d)CMP kinase → MREKPIIAIDGPPGSGKTTVSKMVANKLGYRLIDTGSMYRAAALVAMREGLEFTDSPELSKRLGRMEIEFRVGAEGQRIIVDGEDMEDQLRSEEVGMKASDISRVQMVRQILVEKQQMMGASGGVICEGRDATTVIFPDAEFKFFIDASVYTRAERRHRELVTAGESLSFREAYEDMIRRDIQDSTRDNSPLKIAPNVTCVDTTALSPEEAARIIIEEVRKSG, encoded by the coding sequence GTGAGAGAGAAGCCAATAATAGCGATCGATGGCCCGCCCGGTTCAGGAAAGACGACCGTTTCAAAAATGGTAGCAAACAAGCTGGGCTACAGACTGATAGATACGGGATCGATGTACAGGGCAGCAGCCCTCGTGGCGATGAGAGAAGGGCTGGAGTTTACCGACAGCCCCGAGCTCTCGAAACGGCTCGGCAGGATGGAGATCGAATTTCGCGTCGGCGCGGAAGGCCAGAGGATTATCGTGGACGGTGAGGATATGGAGGATCAGCTTCGATCTGAAGAGGTGGGAATGAAAGCCTCCGATATCTCGAGGGTACAGATGGTGAGGCAGATTCTCGTTGAAAAGCAGCAGATGATGGGGGCCTCCGGTGGCGTGATATGCGAGGGGAGGGACGCGACGACCGTCATATTTCCGGATGCAGAGTTCAAGTTTTTTATCGATGCGTCTGTCTATACAAGGGCGGAACGAAGGCACCGGGAGCTCGTAACGGCAGGCGAGAGCCTCTCGTTCCGGGAAGCTTACGAGGATATGATACGGCGCGATATTCAGGACAGCACGAGAGACAATTCCCCCCTGAAAATTGCCCCCAACGTTACCTGCGTGGATACCACGGCGCTGTCTCCTGAAGAGGCGGCCCGTATTATCATTGAGGAAGTGAGAAAGAGTGGCTAA
- a CDS encoding 3-phosphoshikimate 1-carboxyvinyltransferase, with the protein GRGDAYRGGKVSSFGDHRIAMALEIFALGAGIGITLDDRDCVATSFPGFYDKLRSLST; encoded by the coding sequence AGGGACGGGGAGATGCGTACAGGGGTGGAAAGGTGTCGAGCTTCGGAGACCACAGGATTGCCATGGCGCTGGAAATCTTTGCGCTCGGGGCCGGCATCGGGATTACCCTCGATGACCGTGACTGCGTCGCCACGTCTTTCCCCGGATTTTATGACAAACTGCGGAGTCTTTCGACGTGA